In Plasmodium gaboni strain SY75 chromosome 11, whole genome shotgun sequence, the following proteins share a genomic window:
- a CDS encoding hypothetical protein (conserved Plasmodium protein, unknown function) — MTPVTFECISVALVSLFFIKILAYIYKQKCEKDHSKVNKGKENKNSTMNVKVDIVCDITNSFGKYYAKEVLKKKNLLGIIPVYKSYNKEYENVDKFNGFMAEFFKFLDLKNGKVILASDNNCINNYINPISKIEDTENENDEEDILLASCIIYEKILIIVCVINYDMDIEKQLDYFLKNQKNDLLIVINNLFLNSNLKDEKNYKNMELLEKKCSLLPKGDVNNLLSFLDFMNIQKGCINDLYSIIQINMKNFQYFYKLLGNTTSGTFLNGHVYDNFMSTNLYNSLMDIYHDLISETIKKDKKKINIKKFYTFYCVKCDYKKIVKLSLMKLENNFFLFYIYNIYSYIYYQLILYVSSQKNSV; from the coding sequence atgacCCCAGTTACTTTTGAATGTATATCTGTGGCATTGGtttcattatttttcataaaaatattggCATATATTTACAAACAAAAGTGTGAAAAAGATCATTCAAAAGTAAATAAAGGGAAAGAAAATAAGAATTCTACAATGAATGTAAAAGTAGATATTGTTTGTGATATAACAAATAGTTTTGGAAAATATTATGCCAAAGaagtattaaaaaaaaaaaatttattagGTATTATACCAGTATATAAAAGTTATAATAAGGAATATGAAAATGTGGATAAATTTAATGGATTTATGGCCGaatttttcaaatttttAGATTTGAAAAATGGGAAAGTAATATTAGCTagtgataataattgtataaataattatataaatccAATATCTAAAATTGAAGATAcagaaaatgaaaatgatgaagaagataTACTACTAGCTTcatgtattatttatgaaaagatattaataatCGTTTGTGTAATTAATTATGATATGGATATTGAAAAACAATTggattattttttgaagaATCAAAAAAACGATTTACTTATtgttattaataatttatttttaaatagtaatttaaaagatgaaaagaattataaaaatatggaattattagaaaaaaaatgttcCTTATTACCAAAAGGAGATGTcaataatttattatcctttttggattttatgaatattcaaaaaggatgtataaatgatttatattcaatcatacaaataaatatgaaaaactttcaatatttttataaactCCTAGGAAATACCACTTCAGGTACTTTTTTAAATGGACATGTCtatgataattttatgtctacaaatttatataattcacTTATGGATATATATCACGATTTGATTTCAgaaacaataaaaaaagacaaaaaaaaaattaacattAAAAAGTTTTATACCTTTTATTGTGTAAAGTGtgattataaaaaaattgtgAAATTAAGTCTTATGaaattagaaaataatttctttttattttatatatataatatctattcttatatttattatcagttgatattatatgtatcatCTCAGAAAAATTCTgtataa
- a CDS encoding hypothetical protein (conserved Plasmodium protein, unknown function) produces MENNKDNEKKSLETKNETMIEKENKKVEEKKENEIEEREYNQSLYNENNHIIDNNNIQNSLLENNEDGNVDNQCEIYSHAHSIEEYDNKDDLVGEEKRDSLKKSPLLSEDINSNDSVYKREENITSPEKKKDEENDDKNIKNNKRKMTEEMITMTSTKKLKNEEDNKSDDEISYDFFDNNNDIEIYMNKIKNNFHLYLEECEYQLKDLKNSYIENDKLIKEIVNENNSTMIGNNENINDESGTDKIKNETNKITKTNENGEHVEDMEKIQKKRTILNNIMNIRLIYRTIEIYLFSMRQFIYLLKEKNNFISHILDEQIIIKNNYEEIIKNLLEFEAENYEDIKQILENKILSINDMLLKNYEYDEKLKEYMSYLYTLQCLQEEISERVEAKTDLRLLMIKKKEILDKFTKQNQRKVTSFNKLSLFKNSIQCIVDKYNSFDKELTHYLSSFYYKIMNHQIDLSINNMSILNNKMQFNFLFHFKEQNNINDVFQFMKYDVITKDRNNDQNFSNSKDVHNEYISITFYTKDNFDVSILPDVSYLNHFNIQIDISYLYKMDCLVAKANSIDYLRLYNNDCRLLSDIYSNEDHLLLFSNNANDFLNFKYGFPYFWINALVEKPYNISEKSEFPKKEEGSTKKAEYKNMDSKSLSEIYNWHLNRTLDISVIFSKLFTRVLFRIWDIWQIRHYRNYPNVFPPFTCEKHMDALKKIQSVSLQQISTFNIISEESYLKEEKEINNECSKDNIYACCHIELSTPYLVKAYINVPCNGKEPYFSVFLTKKKYSRRLKKLQDYLNTAVVNKHSKVDDTQRQIILTLQLAKLREGAYKYYKSFSKNSSNIFDEEIN; encoded by the exons atggagaataataaagataatgaaaaaaaaagtttaGAAACAAAAAACGAAACAATGATtgaaaaggaaaataagaaagttgaagagaaaaaagaaaatgaaattgAAGAAAGGGAATATAATCAAAGTTTATACAACgaaaataatcatattatagataataataacattcAAAATTCTCTTcttgaaaataatgaagatgGTAATGTTGATAATCAATGTGAAATATATAGTCACGCACATAGTATAGAagaatatgataataaagatGATTTAGTAGGAGAAGAAAAAAGGgattctttaaaaaaatcaCCTTTACTATCTGAAGATATAAATAGTAATGATAGTGTTTACAAAAgagaagaaaatataacGTCTCctgaaaaaaaaaaagacgaagaaaatgatgataaaaatattaaaaataataaaagaaaaatgaCAGAAGAAATGATAACCATGACAAGTAcgaaaaaattaaaaaatgaagaagataataaaagtGATGATGAAATAAGTTATGATTTTTTTGATAACAACAATgatatagaaatatatatgaataaaataaaaaacaattttcatttatatttagaAGAGTGTGAATATCAATTAaaagatttaaaaaattcttaTATTGAAAACgataaattaattaaagaaattgtaaatgaaaataatagtACCATGATAGgaaataatgaaaatataaatgatgaatCTGGAACAGATAAGATAAAAAACGAAAccaataaaataacaaaaacGAATGAAAATGGGGAACATGTAGAAGATATGgaaaaaatacaaaagaaaagaactatattaaataatattatgaacaTAAGATTAATTTATAGAACGattgaaatatatttatttagTATGAGacaatttatatatttattaaaagagaagaataattttatatcacatatattagatgaacaaattattattaaaaataattatgagGAAATAATCAAAAATTTATTAGAATTCGAAGCGGAAAATtatgaagatataaaacaaatcttagaaaataaaatattatctataaatgatatgttattaaaaaattatgaatatgatgaaaaattaaaagaatatatgtcatatttatatacattacAATGTTTACAAGAAGAAATATCAGAACGTGTTGAAGCAAAAACAGATTTAAGAttattaatgataaaaaaaaaagaaattttgGATAAATTTACAAAACAAAATCAAAGAAAAGTTAcatcatttaataaattatctttatttaaaaatagTATCCAATGTATTgttgataaatataattcattCGATAAAGAACTTACACATTATTTGTCAtccttttattataaaatcaTGAATCATCAAATTGATTTGagtattaataatatgtccattttaaataataaaatgcagtttaattttttatttcattttaaagaacaaaataatataaatgatgtTTTTCAATTTATGAAATATGACGTTATTACAAAAGATAGAAACAATGATCAAAATTTTTCTAATAGTAAAGATGTTcataatgaatatatatctataacATTTTATACAAAAGATAATTTTGATGTTTCTATTTTACCTGATGTATCATATTTAAACcattttaatatacaaattgatatttcttatttatataaaatggATTGTTTAGTAGCTAAAGCTAATTCTATTGATTATTTGagattatataataatgattgTCGATTACTTTCtgatatatatagtaaTGAAGATCACcttcttttattttcaaataatgCAAATGATTTTctaaattttaaatatggTTTTCCTTATTTTTGGATAAATGCTCTTGTAGAAAAACCCTATAATATATCCGAAAAAAGTGAATTTCCTAAAAAGGAAGAAGGGTCAACGAAAAAAGcagaatataaaaatatggataGTAAATCCTTATCAGAAATTTATAATTGGCACTTAAATAGGACCTTAGATATATCtgttattttttcaaaacTGTTTACTCGAG TCTTATTTAGAATATGGGATATTTGGCAAATCCGTCATTACAG GAATTACCCAAATGTGTTTCCACCATTTACTTGTGAAAAACATATGGATGCTTTAAAGAAAATTCAATCCGTTTCCTTGCAGCAAATATCAACTTTTAACATTATAAGTGAAGAATCTTATTTAAAGGaggaaaaagaaattaataat GAATGTAGTAAAGATAACATATATGCATGTTGTCATATTGAATTGTCTACTCCCTATTTGGTTAAAGCATATATTAACGTTCCTTGCAATGGAAa gGAACCATATTTTAGTGTATTTTtaaccaaaaaaaaatattccaGGAGATTAAAA AAATTACAAGATTATTTAAATACAGCTGTTGTAAATAAACATTCAAAAGTTGATGATACTCAAAGACAGATTATATTAACACTACAACTGGCAAAATTAAGG GAGGGAgcttataaatattataaatcATTCAGCAAAAATTCTTCGAATATATTtgatgaagaaataaattaa
- a CDS encoding putative cupin-like protein, translated as MTPKNKYTGFCFHDGKTCEIDRIHENITAEKFYLDYILKRKPCILKSEYVIKNKLNIDLNFMKEKIQDINVHLEKRISNSFGTGKKKKMKFHKFLSLLEKGNKKYYLNTQYVKENAYHPKDFCNTITRQMINYLPKELEIMGNLEIYQYNIWLGNNKSTKLKTYLHHDYHDNIYVLLKGKKTFRIYSPNFAYRLKTNGKIFKVHKNGLITYLPFIRSDGSHILDVYKKQMNKIYNEINIMNEVLNKKDPLVDNQTIEDSINKAEEKLNLLEENILNYKLKKHNFHRQPNARQDIPNHFCLIHTRKRKEDENIFDKKTNIRKKYIEVNLNEGDILYLPCGWFHEVKSFSSEEQYHLAFNYWYYPPYIKMNKSTNVENKFDNPYVDKYLSERNIKLYKKIGIYKQKNSNLTEILSYYKNMKIKKIKIKKNKKRKNGLDLKKKKKIKLDNT; from the exons ATGACCCCAAAAAATAAGTATACAGG GTTTTGTTTCCATGATGGAAAAACATGTGAAATTGACAGAATCCATGAAAATATAACTGCAGAGAAATTTTATCTagattatattttaaaaagaaaaccATGCATACTAAAAAG tgAATATGTAATTAAGAATAAATTGAACATTGatttaaattttatgaaagaaaaaatacaGGATATAAACGTACATTTAGAAAAGAGGATATCGAATTCTTTTGGAActggaaaaaaaaaaaaaatgaagtTTCATAAgtttttatcattattagaaaaaggaaataagaaatattatttgaatacTCAATACGTAAAAGAAAATGCATATCATCCAAAAGATTTTTGTAATACCATTACACGTCAAATGATTAATTATCTTCCTAAAGAATTAGAAATTATGGG TAATTTAGAAATTTatcaatataatatctggttaggaaataataaaagcacaaaattaaaaacatatttacATCACGATTAtcatgataatatatatgtccTGTTAAAAGGAAAGAAAACCTTCAGAATATATAGTCCTAACTTTGCTTACCGTTTAAAAACAAATGGGAAAATTTTTAAAGTTCATAAAAATGGTTTAATTACCTATTTGCCATTTATTAGAAGTGATG GATCACATATTTTAGACGTATACAAGAAACAgatgaataaaatatacaacGAAATTAACATAATGAATGAAGttttaaacaaaaaag ACCCTTTAGTTGACAACCAAACAATAGAAGATTCTATAAATAAGGCAGAAGAAAA attaaatttattagaagaaaatattttaaattacaaattaaaaaaacataacTTTCACCGTCAACCAAATGCTAGACAAGACATCCCGAATCATTTTTGTCTTATTCATACAAGGAAAAGGAAAGAAG atGAAAATATCTTTGATAAAAAGACAAAtataaggaaaaaataCATTGAAGTTAATTTGAATGAAGGAGATATAT TGTACTTACCATGCGGCTGGTTTCATGAAGTTAAATCTTTTTCAAGCGAAGAACAAt ATCATTTAGCATTTAATTATTGGTATTATCCTCCTTATATAAAGATGAATAAATCAACAAATGTTGAAAATAAGTTTGATAATCCTTATGTGGACAAATATTTAAGCGAAAGAAATATTaagttatataaaaag aTTGGAATTTACAAACAAAAGAATTCAAATTTAACGGAAATTTTATCATACTATAAGAATATgaaaatcaaaaaaataaaaattaaaaaaaataaaaaaaggaaaaatggattagatttaaaaaagaaaaaaaaaataaagttAGATAATACTTAA
- a CDS encoding hypothetical protein (conserved Plasmodium protein, unknown function), which yields MKSIIYIYLSIIYILSFVNSYLIDESINLLPLENDLVHVKLKLTVNGKDYKEFLPINILKILNNVNSLKINIKRGVYREYYNNKYLDSYPYGFTFVVDLKKEERDKNDFSKEKEYNEFSKNEMFLLKSLLNDIWGITGVSTNLLKTKDLIKVDNKIFAFLPDESICMESFSLIKKMYPCKNFGGLFNLINPSYLITTLSTNIGFELNDNDENFFVLYIEYITEHNHKENITINDLINTKYNINECPLINRTALIVKKKEEDYVSTIFEKYDNIAMVYEDINIYDILQRGKPNIIEEYINVNVYKEESNSMITTDIRKKQSSLVYVFENLNDKNSSNFLFVDKLPYYLSPLLHTLVIQGKNSNKNDNSKKYCDFIYFGFNAINKFDIKFSNIDMMHSLPKNGNYYYINFKYILPPKCDIIIRFEIIKIQIRSFEFDFDIDRGILLESGIFKQKKNYISNEKNDDYIYKYTSSLLIDIVLPDTSMPFNVIAISTCVIMLFFGFIFKLTAKEQTRYV from the exons atgaaaagtattatatatatttatttaagtataatatatattctttcATTTGTAAATTCTTATTTAATTGATGAGAGTATCAATTTATTACCATTAGAAAATGATCTAGTACACGTAAAACTGAAGCTAACTGTAAACGGAAAAGATTATAAAGAATTTCTACCTATAAATATcttgaaaatattaaataatgtGAATTCActtaaaattaatattaaaagagGTGTTTACCgagaatattataataataaatatttggACTCATATCCTTATGGTTTTACTTTTGTGGTGgatttaaaaaaggaagaaagagataaaaatgatttttcgaaagaaaaagaatataatgAATTTTCAAAGAATGAAATGtttcttttaaaaagtTTATTGAATGACATTTGGGGTATTACAGGTGTATCAACTAACcttttaaaaacaaaagaTTTAATTAAAgtagataataaaatttttgCTTTTTTACCAGATGAAAGTATTTGTATGGAAAGTTTTTctttaattaaaaaaatgtatcCCTGTAAAAATTTTGGAGgtttatttaatttaattaatcCTTCATATTTAATAACAACATTATCAACTAATATTGGATTTGAACTAAATGACaatgatgaaaatttttttgttctatatattgaatatattacaGAGCATAATcataaagaaaatataactattaatgatttaataaatactaaatataatataaatgaatgCCCTTTGATTAATAGAACTGCCCTCattgttaaaaaaaaagaagaagattATGTTTCCACAATctttgaaaaatatgataatatagCAATGGTATATGAAgacataaatatatatgatattttaCAAAGAGGGAAACCAAATATAATAgaggaatatataaatgttaaTGTCTATAAAGAAGAATCTAATAGCATGATAACAACAGATATAAGGAAAAAACAAAGTTCTTTAGTTTATGTATTtgaaaatttaaatgaCAAGAATAGCagtaattttttatttgttgaTAAATTGCCATATTATTTATCTCCATTGTTACACACTTTAGTTATACAAGGAAAGAATtctaataaaaatgataattccaaaaaatattgtgatttcatatattttgGTTTTAATGCAATTAACAAATTTGATATTAAATTTAGTAATATCGATATGATGCACTCTTTACCAAAAAATGGAAACTATTActatattaattttaagTACATTTTGCCCCCTAAATgtgatataataattag ATTTgaaataatcaaaatacAAATCAGATCCTTCGAATTTGACTTTGATATAGATAGAGGCATATTATTGGAAAGTGGCATATTtaaacaaaagaaaaattatatttcaaatgaaaaaaatgacgattatatttataaatatacttCCTCATTACTCATTGATATTGTTTTACCAGACACAA GTATGCCTTTTAATGTTATAGCAATTTCAACATGTGTTATCATGTTATTTTTTGGGTTCATCTTTAAACTTACTGCAAAAGAACAAACAAGATATgtataa